The following DNA comes from Spirulina major PCC 6313.
GGTTTCGGCGCGGTGGTGGGGCGAAATTGGGCGATCGCGGTTTCGAGTTGCGCGATCGCCTCACCATCGAGGCGGTAATAAACCCAACGGCCTTGGGAGCGAGATTGAATGAGACCCGCCTCTTTGAGGATTTTGAGATGGAAGGAGAGTTTTGACTGGGCAACGGCGAGGCGATCGCACAAGTCGCACACACATTGCTCTTCATCGCGCAGG
Coding sequences within:
- a CDS encoding ArsR/SmtB family transcription factor, with the protein product MTLNTTDPQTLATLRDRFHALSDGLRLEVLAILRDEEQCVCDLCDRLAVAQSKLSFHLKILKEAGLIQSRSQGRWVYYRLDGEAIAQLETAIAQFRPTTAPKPARYCDS